The proteins below are encoded in one region of Cyclopterus lumpus isolate fCycLum1 chromosome 8, fCycLum1.pri, whole genome shotgun sequence:
- the atad5a gene encoding ATPase family AAA domain-containing protein 5 isoform X3 → MMAGVVAMASVIEDFDTQPCKKSRKDGGSPIVKTITNYFSPVPKPAEKPFSSPRSNNITDYFGQKAPSSKEKTPEQLKENCQTPEFAEKRTGPEAAVKQQSQKQRRKASKAVRKLVEAETFSCAENSPIVEKPHDGRDLAAEGIGSCGMLGSDTAALIAQLTAEACVPATKTVSVEPFEEDGPKCANDVKLIPELSCVELSPILPSKDKAKQVKTVARNSRKARHSEPEEKEKESSLCDVSMEVNVDEASMLNNSTVTISFEDFVRSQKQGSGEEDTEDEQGREDKSNISTEAEEMDTDQLAIPKAKENVASYQSPFQVSPRTVTIQAEVHVISLKQEAAMAEGKLASIFTRRKGSMSPASSPRLEAEHQLPPSSLTIKRKSNVVLQEEDLELSVLESESMPKCSVVERKQFMAAFKQPSQDGSKAKTVKSQSNQKQPGDKAGDDADKVTEEDNVIPPSVEQVPAASQEDKVVKKKPTRKVKKKAKEEDEATTTPSDDAAEETVVAVGDVDDDEIEEIHITSTPSIPVVRRSKREAVIREAPELIPISPIRKTRKRNESKDTAAAAASNDSPANMSTQKRRRSKRTVFVAEMVCPPDTKESPIRIKFTRVHKNVPTTKPESGSGIKTSLATKTSNDQTSKRRQAKKLVEKARVIQQSKKTADKEKGTIRRSTRTEASTKMRYCEDEDSVICLEEDQTAPGKSKRRKPLRSLNEVLGKASVGKETKAVPGSKGASLGQEKTARKASAVISIFDDSSSENSQDDEQFKARKEFLKSGLPESFRKQIAKTAASRETYSLSCSSFQPVIHMKQPSNDCPLWSLLWPESSLLVHLKEIWCQTSNSIPSVSGSLCVKTKPERRTFFERGSGWRPKISESVRQLLMEEVSACNPPFPAQLFTTRFLKRRADQQQQSTASEAEAVTRVTSITLPAEPVGGKRKRMDDEGGMSVKVAKKQRAYYAEEKKSGPEPTKRRGRTRRARRASPEEGENEKALPSVETAPVRSDDDDSVVFIDDSLLGGNTGRKDVGREDVLWTDKYQPQHSSDIIGNTASVRRLHSWLKEWKLRADREERKKQKDKKQEEGSNDSDWDCGEEDSQDGEDMLCNTMLITGPTGIGKTAAVYACAQELGFKVFEVNASSQRSGRLILSQLKEATQSHQVDSQGVNAHKPTYFNSYGTSSSAGILKLGSSPKKVNSPRRVVSSPRKRPQSPRGAKRGGLAPTSLANFFKTGHPTKETPNKKNEQTVASKKVIKANECDNKKKDPKSAPTPKEKNNEEQSKKTATSLILFEEVDVIFDDDSGFLAAIKTFMTTTKRPVILTTSDPSFSTMFDGNFEEILFKRPSVLDVGSFLQLLCLTEDTRTDREDIGSLLRLNGCDIRQSLLQLQFWARSAGGRHVTRPLTHTGKHAELKPETDEESVCAVTDTLPPCDTGCTDSMLGLLNVEPEGDIWERLRSPVEEMLCWELLANSKRRGVDLLYSNFETLLPLPHTQLTTSTFKPGQFVSASQDHTSANPKEMPPHAGSLHAAESAECSDDSSPIKMSHRMRKSKKRHSLPDQDGLHSDSEDSFLSLCKPQDATRAKEDVKRSLVSEAVKRKPLTPEERVKNLPISQCLESIADFFDNMSYMDSLMVHPEGVDNPKRMSPVGAVVKDGMTDESRAEIDRGSWERVKHVLEIPAAVEALSFHKCQVSVAAAWDKVQQLEGEVGQEAAAELTLPVAAHQEGYSFTQDGPSQPQLVQRRREVMESLMLRGVFGTPANRPAAALDYLPALRTICRSEQLKEQGKVKRRFLHYLDAIHLGLEKSTQQQLAEDFP, encoded by the exons ATGATGGCTGGTGTTGTGGCTATGGCATCCGTCATTGAGGACTTTGACACCCAG CCTTGCAAGAAATCTCGCAAAGATGGTGGCAGTCCTATTGTCAAGACAATCACAAACTATTTCTCTCCCGTGCCCAAGCCTGCGGAGAAACCCTTTTCATCTCCTCGCTCCAACAACATCACTGACTACTTTGGCCAGAAGGCACCGTCCTCTAAAGAAAAGACCCCTGAACAATTGAAAGAGAACTGTCAGACGCCTGAGTTCGCAGAAAAACGCACAGGCCCAGAGGCAGCCGTGAAACAGCAATCTCAGAAACAGAGGAGAAAGGCCAGCAAAGCTGTGCGAAAACTTGTGGAGGCTGAAACCTTTAGCTGCGCAGAGAACAGCCCGATTGTAGAGAAACCACATGATGGCAGAGACTTGGCAGCTGAAGGAATCGGCAGCTGTGGTATGCTGGGCAGTGATACAGCTGCCCTCATTGCCCAGCTTACTGCCGAGGCTTGTGTCCCTGCCACTAAGACTGTCAGTGTGGAGCCGTTTGAAGAGGATGGTCCCAAATGTGCGAACGATGTCAAACTTATTCCAGAATTAAGCTGTGTTGAATTATCTCCAATCTTACCTTCAAAAGACAAAGCAAAACAAGTAAAAACTGTTGCACGAAATTCAAGGAAGGCAAGGCATTCAGAaccagaggagaaagaaaaagagagctcCTTGTGTGATGTTAGTATGGAGGTCAATGTGGACGAGGCCTCGATGTTAAACAACAGCACAGTCACAATCTCCTTTGAAGATTTTGTGCGGAGTCAGAAGCAGGGCAGTGGGGAAGAGGACACAGAAGATGAACAGGGTAGAGAAGACAAAAGTAATATCTCAACAGAGGCAGAAGAAATGGACACTGACCAGTTGGCCATCCCCAAAGCTAAAGAAAATGTTGCTTCTTATCAGTCACCGTTTCAAGTCTCACCCCGAACTGTCACCATCCAGGCTGAAGTGCATGTAATCTCACTAAAACAAGAAGCAGCCATGGCGGAGGGGAAATTAGCTTCTATCTTCACCAGGAGAAAAGGATCAATGAGCCCTGCATCGTCTCCTCGCTTGGAGGCCGAACACCAACTTCCACCTTCCTCTCTGACCATCAAGCGTAAATCCAATGTGGTTCTTCAAGAGGAGGATCTAGAGCTGTCTGTGCTTGAGAGTGAATCCATGCCCAAGTGCAGTGTGGTAGAGAGGAAGCAGTTCATGGCTGCCTTCAAACAGCCCAGTCAGGATGGGTCCAAAGCCAAAACTGTTAAGAGCCAGAGCAATCAGAAGCAACCCGGAGACAAGGCTGGGGATGATGCAGACAAAGTTACTGAAGAAGACAATGTAATTCCACCCTCTGTTGAGCAAGTTCCTGCTGCCTCTCAGGAAGACAAAGTAGTTAAAAAGAAACCAAccagaaaagtaaaaaagaaagctaaagaagaagatgaagcaACCACCACTCCATCGGATGATGCTGCGGAAGAAACAGTGGTCGCAGTTGGTGacgttgatgatgatgaaataGAAGAGATTCATATCACCTCAACTCCCTCCATCCCGGTAGTGAGGAGGTCCAAAAGAGAAGCTGTAATCCGGGAAGCACCGGAGCTCATCCCAATAAGCCCTATCAGAAAAACCAGGAAACGCAACGAGTCGAAggacactgctgctgctgctgcatctaATGACAGTCCTGCAAACATGTCCACCCAAAAGAGACGCCGGTCCAAACGCACAGTCTTTGTAGCAGAGATGGTGTGCCCACCTGACACAAAAGAAAGCCCAATCAG aATTAAATTTACCAGAGTCCATAAAAACGTTCCCACGACCAAGCCGGAAAGTGGAAGTGGCATAAAAACTTCTTTGGCTACTAAA acatcAAATGATCAGACATCAAAAAGGAGGCAAGCAAAGAAGTTGGTGGAGAAAGCCAGAGTGATTCAGCAGAGTAAAAAAACAGCTGACAAGGAAAAGGGCACCATAAGACGTTCGACACGAACTGAGGCTTCCACCAAGATGAGATATTGTGAAGATGAG GATTCTGTCATCTGCCTGGAGGAGGACCAGACGGCTCCAGGAAAGAGTAAACGCCGGAAGCCTTTGCGCAGTCTAAATGAAGTTCTTGGAAAAGCATCTGTTGGCAAAGAGACCAAGGCTGTCCCAG GCTCCAAAGGGGCCTCGCTGGGCCAAGAGAAGACTGCTCGGAAGGCATCTGCGGTGATTTCCATCTTTGATGACAGCAGCTCTGAAAACTCCCAGGATGATGAGCAGTTCAAAGCACGCAAAGAGTTCTTGAAGAGTGGCCTGCCCGAGTCTTTCAGGAAACAGATCGCTAAGACGGCTGCCAGCAGGGAGACCTACTCTCTCTCCTGTTCCTCCTTTCAACCAGTAATTCACATGAAGCAACCATCAAACG ATTGCCCTCTCTGGAGTCTCTTGTGGCCTGAGTCTTCGTTACTGGTTCATCTGAAAGAGATTTGGTGCCAAACATCCAACTCAATTCCATCTGTGAGCGGTTCCCTTTGTGTGAAGACGAAACCAGAACGTAGAACCTTCTTTGAACGG gGCTCTGGCTGGAGGCCTAAGATCTCTGAAAGTGTTCGGCAGCTTCTAATGGAGGAGGTCAGCGCCTGTAACCCTCCCTTCCCCGCTCAGTTGTTTACCACTCGCTTCCTCAAGAGACGCGCTGACCAGCAGCAGCAAAGCACAGCCTCAG AAGCAGAGGCTGTAACCAGAGTCACGAGTATCACACTGCCGGCTGAACCAgttggagggaagaggaagaggatggatgaCGAGGGGGGAATGTCTGTGAAGGTGGCCAAGAAGCAACGGGCCTACTatgcagaagaaaagaaatccgGGCCTGAGCCAACAAAAAGGAGGGGCCGTACCAGACGAGCAAGGAGAGCAAGtccggaggagggggagaatgAGAAAGCTCTGCCTTCAGTCGAAACTGCTCCCGTCCGGTCTGATGATGACGACTCTGTGGTCTTTATTGATGACTCGCTTTTGGGAGGGAACACTGGAAGAAAAG ATGTGGGAAGAGAGGACGTGCTATGGACGGACAAATATCAGCCCCAGCACTCCAGTGACATCATAGGTAACACTGCCTCAGTGAGGAGGCTGCACAG CTGGCTAAAGGAATGGAAACTCCGTGCAGAccgagaagagagaaagaagcaaaaagacaagaaacaagAGGAAGGTAGCAATG ACTCGGACTGGGACTGTGGAGAAGAGGACTCCCAGGATGGAGAGGACATGTTGTGTAATACGATGCTTATCACAGGACCGACTGGAATAGGAAAGACTGCTGCAGTCTATGCTTGTGCCCAGGAGCTGGGCTTCAAG GTATTTGAGGTGAATGCTTCATCTCAGCGTAGTGGCCGTCTCATTCTGTCCCAGCTGAAGGAAGCCACTCAGTCTCACCAGGTGGACAGTCAGGGGGTCAACGCCCACAAACCCACCTACTTCAACAGCTACGGCACAAGCAGCAGTGCTGGCATTCTCAAGCTTGGATCCTCGCCCA AAAAGGTTAACTCTCCCCGTAGAGTGGTTTCCTCTCCCAGGAAACGTCCCCAGTCCCCAAGAGGTGCTAAAAGAGGAGGTCTGGCTCCCACCTCTTTAGCGAACTTCTTCAAAACTGGTCATCCCACCAAGGAAACACCTAATAAGAAGAACGAACAAACAG TGGCTTCCAAGAAAGTTATAAAAGCAAATGAGTGTGATAACAAGAAAAAAGACCCCAAATCAGCTCCCACTCCTAAAGAGAAGAACAATGAAGAACAGAGCAAGAAGACGGCCACCTCACTTATCCTGTTTGAAGAAGTGGATGTTATTTTTGATGATGACTCTGGGTTTCTAGCTGCCATCAAGACCTTTATGACCACTACAAAGAGGCCGGTCATCCTCACTACCAGCG atcctTCTTTCAGCACCATGTTTGATGGCAACTTTGAAGAGATCCTTTTCAAAAGGCCCTCAGTG TTGGATGTCGGCAGCTTCCTGCAGCTGTTGTGTCTGACGGAGGACACGAGAACCGACCGAGAGGACATCGGCTCTCTGCTCAGACTCAATGGATGTGACATCCGGCAGAGTTTACTGCAGCTGCAGTTCTGGGCTCGGAGCGCAGGAGGCCGCCACGTAACCAGACCATTGACGCACACTGGCAAACATG CTGAACTAAAGCCAGAGACTGATGaagagtctgtgtgtgcagtgacTGACACTCTTCCTCCCTGTGACACCGGCTGCACTGACAGCATGCTGGGTCTGCTGAACGTTGAACCTGAGGGAGACATTTGGGAGCGGCTCCGG AGTCCGGTGGAGGAGATGTTGTGCTGGGAGCTGCTGGCCAATAGCAAGCGACGAGGAGTGGACCTGCTCTATTCCAACTTTGAGACACTCTTACCTCTACCGCACACACAGTTGACTACCTCCACCTTCAAACCAGGGCAATTTGTTTCTGCATCGCAAGACCATACTTCTGCTAATCCAAAAGAGATGCCTCCACATGCAGGATCGCTGCATGCGGCGGAGTCAGCGGAGTGCTCGGACGACAGCAGTCCAATCAAAATGTCCCATAGAATGAGGAAGAGCAAGAAGCGGCACAGTTTACCCGACCAGGATGGACTGCACTCTGACTCAGAAGACAGTTTTCTATCTCTCTGCAAGCCGCAGGACGCCACTCGGGCAAAAGAGGACGTCAAAAGGAGTTTAGTTTCAGAGGCGGTAAAGAGAAAGCCACTGACTCCTGAGGAGCGGGTAAAAAATCTCCCGATCTCCCAGTGTCTAGAATCAATAGCTGACTTTTTTGACAACATGTCGTACATGGACTCTTTGATGGTTCATCCAGAAGGGGTCGACAATCCAAAACGGATGTCACCGGTAGGTGCAGTGGTGAAAGACGGGATGACGGACGAGTCGAGGGCTGAGATTGACCGGGGGAGCTGGGAAAGAGTAAAGCACGTCTTGGAGATCCCGGCTGCTGTGGAGGCTCTGAGCTTCCACAAGTGTCAGGTTTCAGTAGCGGCGGCTTGGGACAAGGTCCAACAGCTAGAGGGCGAGGTGGGACAGGAGGCTGCAGCAGAACTCACCCTCCCTGTGGCCGCTCATCAAGAAGGTTACAGCTTCACTCAGGACGGTCCCAGTCAACCACA GCTGGTCCAGCGGAGGAGAGAGGTGATGGAGAGTTTGATGCTCAGAGGAGTGTTTGGTACTCCGGCCAACAGACCAGCAGCGGCTCTGGACTACTTGCCAGCCCTTCGCACCATCTGCAGATCAGAGCAGCTTAAGGAGCAGGGCAAAGTTAAACGAAG GTTCCTGCACTACCTAGATGCGATCCACCTGGGTCTTGAAAAGAGCACTCAACAGCAGCTTGCTGAAGACTTCCCCTGA